In a genomic window of Allomeiothermus silvanus DSM 9946:
- a CDS encoding ABC transporter ATP-binding protein — MFRSVVKEEWALKGVSFHVYEGETYGLLGPNGSGKSTLIRILSTLLTADGGTVRMLGHKLPEGERELRRKMGRVSVDAAFYKKLSPRENLLYAAQLYGLEPKKAEKRAMEILERLGIESRRFTDPIEEMSRGMQQKIAITRALLINPPLLLLDEPTTGLDPKSRRDVQTFLEDLRREEGTTILLTTHDMAEAERLSDRIGFLAHGRLVAEGSAADLKAQAGTDDLEEAFIVLTGEEIKKDEEESV; from the coding sequence ATGTTTCGCAGTGTAGTGAAGGAAGAATGGGCGCTCAAGGGGGTGAGCTTCCACGTTTACGAGGGGGAAACCTATGGCCTGTTGGGCCCGAATGGCTCGGGGAAGTCTACCCTCATTCGCATCCTCTCCACCTTGCTTACCGCCGATGGCGGTACGGTGCGAATGCTAGGGCACAAGCTACCCGAGGGCGAGCGCGAGCTGCGCCGGAAGATGGGCCGGGTGAGCGTGGACGCAGCCTTCTACAAGAAGCTCTCACCGCGCGAAAACCTGCTCTACGCCGCGCAGCTCTATGGCCTCGAGCCCAAAAAGGCCGAGAAACGGGCGATGGAGATCTTAGAACGCCTGGGGATCGAGTCTCGCCGCTTCACCGACCCCATCGAGGAGATGAGCCGGGGAATGCAGCAGAAGATCGCCATCACCCGCGCGCTACTCATCAACCCGCCGTTACTGTTGCTGGACGAGCCCACCACCGGTTTAGACCCCAAGAGCCGTCGTGATGTACAGACATTTCTGGAGGATTTACGCCGTGAAGAGGGAACTACCATTCTCCTCACCACCCACGACATGGCCGAGGCCGAGAGGCTTTCCGACCGCATCGGTTTCCTGGCCCATGGTCGTCTGGTGGCGGAAGGGAGCGCAGCGGATCTCAAAGCGCAAGCTGGAACCGATGATCTCGAAGAGGCTTTCATTGTCCTAACCGGCGAGGAGATCAAAAAGGACGAAGAAGAGAGCGTCTAA
- a CDS encoding ABC transporter permease: MLERYWRPMWAFVFRDWHLTRRYMSWVVVFVFYAIVNSATIALIGKSQDDFRLTLTLLLGVLLWSFLSAMYNEIANSISYERWEGTLEYTFMAPVSRLIHLTGVSLFAIIYSVLRTVVILVGLVLFIQVSVSGANLLGVLVVLLVASLAFMGLGLMAAILPVMSPENGAQATNIFQGVLLLVSGIYYPVNVLPAWVQPLAYLSPATYALEASRKLMGINNPESTPTHLVGAPISSVLPELGILLLMGVILIPAGLLVFHQAEVWAKRTGKLKRTG, from the coding sequence ATGCTTGAACGATACTGGCGGCCCATGTGGGCCTTCGTGTTCCGTGACTGGCACCTAACCCGGCGCTACATGAGCTGGGTGGTGGTGTTTGTCTTTTACGCTATCGTCAACTCGGCGACCATCGCCCTCATCGGCAAGTCGCAGGACGACTTTAGGCTAACCCTCACCCTCTTGCTGGGGGTGCTGTTGTGGTCGTTCTTGTCAGCCATGTACAACGAGATCGCCAACTCCATCAGCTACGAGCGCTGGGAGGGAACTTTGGAGTACACCTTCATGGCCCCGGTCTCGAGGCTCATTCACCTCACCGGGGTCTCGCTCTTCGCGATTATCTACAGCGTCCTCAGGACGGTGGTGATCTTAGTAGGGCTGGTGCTCTTCATCCAGGTCTCGGTTTCAGGGGCGAACCTGCTGGGGGTCTTGGTGGTTTTGCTCGTGGCGAGCCTGGCCTTCATGGGCTTGGGGCTGATGGCCGCGATCCTTCCGGTGATGAGCCCGGAGAACGGGGCGCAGGCCACCAATATCTTCCAGGGCGTGCTGCTCTTGGTCTCGGGCATCTACTACCCGGTGAACGTGCTGCCCGCCTGGGTGCAGCCCTTGGCCTACTTGAGCCCGGCCACCTATGCCCTGGAGGCTTCCCGCAAGCTCATGGGCATCAACAACCCCGAATCCACGCCGACCCACCTGGTGGGGGCTCCCATCTCCTCGGTGCTACCCGAGCTGGGCATCCTGCTCTTGATGGGCGTAATCCTGATCCCGGCAGGGCTCTTGGTGTTCCACCAGGCCGAGGTCTGGGCTAAGCGTACCGGGAAGCTGAAGAGAACCGGCTAG
- a CDS encoding ABC transporter ATP-binding protein, producing MVKTEGLTKDYKRFRAVDHLSFEVRPGEVYGLLGPNGAGKTTTLRMLATLLVPTGGTATVAGFDIRSQPLEVRRNLGIVNGGMQVYERLTGREVLEFFAGFYGIGGKVFEERLDWVVDLLHMEDAIGKLVKEMSTGMRQKTVIARAILHQPPVLLLDEATAGLDVFARRALLDFVKQYRDLGKTLIYSTHVMSEAEEVCDRVGFLYGGKLVYEGTTAEARMIGAGSLERAFVHKVQGVAA from the coding sequence ATGGTCAAAACCGAAGGGCTTACCAAAGACTACAAGCGCTTCCGCGCGGTGGATCACCTGAGCTTCGAGGTACGACCCGGCGAGGTCTATGGCCTCTTGGGGCCGAACGGGGCAGGGAAGACCACCACCCTCCGCATGCTGGCGACGCTGCTTGTGCCTACCGGGGGAACCGCCACCGTGGCGGGCTTCGACATCCGAAGCCAGCCCCTGGAGGTACGGCGCAATCTGGGTATCGTCAACGGGGGGATGCAGGTCTACGAGCGGCTCACCGGGCGAGAGGTGCTCGAGTTCTTCGCCGGGTTCTACGGGATTGGTGGCAAGGTGTTCGAGGAGCGGCTGGATTGGGTGGTAGATTTGCTGCACATGGAGGACGCCATCGGGAAGCTAGTCAAGGAAATGAGTACCGGGATGCGCCAGAAGACCGTGATCGCTCGGGCCATCTTGCACCAACCGCCGGTTTTGCTGCTGGATGAGGCCACCGCCGGGCTGGACGTATTTGCTCGGCGGGCTCTGCTTGATTTTGTAAAGCAGTACCGCGACCTCGGCAAGACCCTGATCTATTCCACCCACGTAATGAGTGAGGCCGAAGAAGTATGCGACCGAGTGGGGTTCCTCTACGGTGGCAAGCTGGTCTATGAGGGGACTACCGCCGAGGCCCGGATGATCGGAGCAGGGAGCCTCGAGCGCGCCTTCGTCCACAAGGTGCAGGGGGTAGCGGCGTGA
- a CDS encoding ABC transporter permease: MNGALRIFRKEMLSTLRERRVLFTTLILPIVLMPVLMYGPLLFFGNAARQTAEATQKVGVQNLPEAAIAALRAAKLEPVPTDSPLKDVQEKKFQAAVSYQGSTFTVYGRLSGATQSSLVVGKIQEALRGYKDRLVAQALQERGLSTQILEPVSIRTQDASRPQERAAGIFAFLIPYFLVIFILNGGQAVAIDATAGEKEKGTLEALLSAPVPVFQIVLGKALAVLTVALAAAFAGVAGIVLGGTVMRSLVPQEILGGSPLGGGLSLGPAGYLALLLTAVLFAAMMVSVQLSLGVYARTFKEAQSYMAPLLLVFIVPLLLLQFSDFLTQQSWYYLVPAFNVMLLLDGLVKGSAEQGQATLTWLSTLMYAALALGLAVHNFRREEVVFRN; encoded by the coding sequence GTGAACGGGGCGCTTCGCATCTTTCGCAAGGAGATGCTCTCCACCCTGCGCGAGCGTCGGGTACTCTTCACCACCCTGATCCTACCCATTGTTCTGATGCCGGTGTTGATGTACGGCCCGCTCCTTTTCTTCGGCAACGCCGCCCGTCAGACCGCCGAGGCTACGCAAAAAGTAGGGGTGCAGAACCTTCCCGAAGCGGCTATCGCCGCCCTGCGCGCGGCCAAGCTCGAGCCGGTTCCCACCGACAGCCCGCTCAAGGATGTCCAGGAGAAAAAGTTTCAAGCCGCCGTGAGCTATCAAGGGAGTACCTTCACCGTTTACGGACGCTTGAGCGGAGCCACCCAGAGCAGCCTCGTGGTGGGCAAGATCCAAGAAGCCCTGCGGGGCTACAAGGATCGGCTCGTGGCTCAGGCCCTGCAAGAACGCGGGCTTTCGACCCAGATCCTCGAGCCGGTCAGCATCCGCACCCAAGACGCTTCCCGTCCCCAAGAGCGGGCGGCGGGGATCTTCGCTTTTTTGATCCCGTACTTTTTGGTAATCTTCATCCTCAACGGCGGACAGGCGGTGGCGATTGACGCTACAGCGGGCGAGAAGGAAAAAGGAACCCTCGAGGCCCTTCTGAGCGCCCCGGTCCCGGTGTTCCAGATCGTCTTGGGTAAAGCCTTAGCGGTGCTCACCGTAGCGCTCGCGGCGGCATTCGCTGGGGTCGCGGGGATCGTCTTGGGGGGCACGGTTATGCGTAGCCTGGTCCCCCAAGAGATACTGGGTGGTTCTCCTCTGGGTGGGGGGTTGAGCCTCGGACCTGCAGGTTATCTGGCTCTCTTGCTTACTGCGGTGCTGTTTGCGGCCATGATGGTCTCGGTACAGCTTTCGTTGGGGGTGTATGCCCGTACCTTTAAGGAAGCCCAGAGCTACATGGCTCCGCTATTGTTGGTATTCATCGTTCCGCTTTTGCTGTTGCAATTCTCAGACTTCTTGACCCAGCAAAGCTGGTACTACCTGGTCCCTGCCTTTAACGTGATGCTCCTGCTGGATGGGCTGGTGAAGGGTTCTGCTGAACAAGGGCAGGCCACCCTAACCTGGTTGAGCACGCTGATGTACGCGGCGCTGGCTCTAGGACTGGCGGTGCACAACTTCAGGCGAGAAGAGGTGGTGTTTAGAAATTAA
- the mqnC gene encoding cyclic dehypoxanthinyl futalosine synthase: MDVLERAVNGETLNQAEIVSLYSLPLPELAAAAHEIRLRRTRPDIVTFLIDRNINYTNICTVACNFCAFYRTRRQADAYTLSYEEIGRKVEELMEIGGRRILMQGGVNPGLPFEWYLDLLRYLKTHYPEVRIDAFSPEEIYGLEELTGRDALDLLADLKEAGLDGLPGAGGEILVDEVRAKAAPARIRTQDWFRILDAAQRLGLYTIATMVIGFGESFEQRAEHLIGLRDQQARALEQYGHGFAGFAMWTLQTEHTRLKGKAPGATASEYLRNLAVSRLALTNIPNLQASWPSMGFKVAQAALFYGANDFGSTMLEENVVSVAAGHNRTHATVKQIVRHIADAGFTPAERDPFYNIKNYPDVAKILAEQDEEPALLPLA; encoded by the coding sequence ATGGATGTGCTCGAGCGTGCCGTCAACGGGGAAACCCTCAACCAGGCCGAGATCGTCTCGCTCTACTCTCTACCTCTGCCCGAATTGGCCGCGGCAGCGCACGAGATTCGGTTGCGGCGGACCCGCCCGGATATCGTGACCTTCCTAATTGACCGCAACATCAACTACACCAACATCTGCACGGTGGCCTGCAACTTCTGCGCCTTCTACCGCACCCGTCGCCAAGCTGATGCCTACACGCTCAGCTACGAGGAGATCGGGCGCAAAGTCGAGGAACTGATGGAAATCGGAGGGCGGCGTATCCTCATGCAGGGCGGGGTCAACCCAGGACTCCCCTTCGAGTGGTACTTGGATCTCCTGCGCTACCTCAAGACCCACTATCCCGAGGTACGCATTGACGCCTTCAGCCCGGAGGAAATCTACGGGCTCGAGGAACTCACCGGGCGCGACGCGCTGGACCTCCTAGCCGACCTCAAAGAGGCCGGGCTCGACGGGCTGCCGGGAGCGGGGGGGGAGATCCTGGTAGATGAGGTGCGGGCCAAAGCCGCCCCGGCCAGAATCCGCACCCAAGACTGGTTCCGCATCCTCGATGCTGCCCAGCGCCTGGGGCTTTACACCATCGCCACGATGGTGATCGGCTTCGGGGAGAGCTTCGAGCAGCGGGCCGAGCACCTGATCGGGCTGCGCGACCAGCAAGCCAGGGCGCTCGAGCAGTATGGCCACGGCTTTGCCGGGTTCGCCATGTGGACCCTCCAAACCGAGCACACCCGGCTTAAGGGTAAAGCCCCCGGGGCTACGGCTTCCGAGTATCTGCGCAACTTGGCGGTCTCCCGGCTGGCCCTCACCAACATCCCCAACCTGCAAGCCTCCTGGCCCAGTATGGGATTCAAGGTAGCCCAGGCCGCGCTCTTCTACGGAGCGAATGATTTTGGCAGCACCATGCTCGAGGAAAACGTAGTATCAGTAGCTGCCGGGCATAACCGCACCCATGCTACCGTCAAGCAGATCGTGCGGCACATTGCCGATGCCGGGTTTACCCCTGCCGAGCGGGATCCTTTTTACAACATCAAAAACTACCCCGATGTGGCGAAGATCTTGGCCGAGCAGGACGAAGAACCCGCGTTGCTGCCCTTGGCCTAG
- a CDS encoding glycosyltransferase: protein MNQATVLIPAYNEETTVAEVVRVARQAGYPVVVADDGSKDRTSEVAREAGAKVVRLELNRGKGAALAAGLAAVQTPFVLLLDADLVGLKPEHLHRLLEPVVSGKLDMTIGVFSSGGFLTDFGNRATPYLSGQRACRIEWLRGVPHLALERWPEPLITDHLRKTNTRWAYIPLPGASQVMKEKKRGFWKGFRYRLGMYRDILRYWLGGRRRAG, encoded by the coding sequence ATGAACCAAGCCACCGTGCTCATCCCCGCTTACAACGAGGAAACCACCGTGGCCGAGGTGGTACGGGTGGCCCGCCAGGCTGGATACCCCGTAGTGGTTGCCGATGACGGCTCCAAAGACCGGACTTCCGAGGTCGCGCGTGAGGCCGGGGCTAAGGTAGTGCGGCTCGAGCTCAACCGGGGCAAGGGGGCTGCCCTAGCGGCGGGCTTGGCAGCGGTCCAAACCCCTTTCGTGCTGCTGCTAGACGCCGATTTAGTAGGGTTGAAACCCGAGCACCTCCACCGTTTGCTCGAGCCGGTAGTCTCCGGCAAGCTGGACATGACCATCGGGGTCTTTAGCTCAGGAGGTTTCCTGACCGACTTCGGCAACCGAGCCACCCCCTATCTGTCGGGGCAGCGGGCCTGTCGGATCGAGTGGCTTCGGGGGGTACCCCATCTAGCCCTCGAGCGCTGGCCTGAACCCCTTATCACCGATCACCTACGAAAGACAAACACCCGCTGGGCCTATATCCCTCTACCCGGAGCCAGCCAAGTCATGAAGGAGAAAAAACGTGGCTTTTGGAAAGGGTTTCGCTACCGGCTGGGGATGTACCGCGACATCCTGCGCTACTGGTTGGGGGGGCGGCGAAGGGCAGGATAA
- a CDS encoding M50 family metallopeptidase: protein MSLLWFILIIGIAIFVHELGHYWAAKVQGVGVKTFALGFGPRLLAFRWRDTEWRLNLIPLGGYAEIDGMQELPGVPPHGYARLSIPGKLLVLVGGVVMNLLLAWVLLATVFATEGVPRGQVDNSRAIITQVTPGSLAERIGLRPGDVITAINGHRLTSVGDITRVRQKPGAYTFTVERGKQILEVPFTWTGTPQDRIGIGLAPYQEFVKLPFWQGLLEAPRLTVRLIPQFFSSLVRGVGGAISGNPSGDVAGPVGIAVATGEAARQGLGSLLTLAAGLNLSLAIFNLLPIPILDGGRILFVLLGGLLSLFGRRIRPEQEAYVNYLGLAFLLFLFVLFTFNDIRRLMGG from the coding sequence ATGAGTTTACTCTGGTTCATCTTAATCATCGGAATCGCTATTTTCGTCCACGAACTAGGCCACTACTGGGCGGCTAAGGTTCAAGGGGTAGGAGTCAAGACCTTCGCCCTGGGGTTCGGCCCGCGGCTATTGGCCTTTCGCTGGCGCGACACCGAATGGCGGCTCAATCTGATCCCACTGGGCGGCTACGCCGAGATCGACGGGATGCAAGAACTGCCCGGTGTGCCCCCCCACGGCTATGCCCGGCTCTCGATCCCCGGCAAGTTGTTGGTGTTGGTGGGTGGGGTTGTCATGAATCTCCTGCTGGCATGGGTCTTGCTGGCCACCGTCTTCGCTACCGAGGGCGTACCCCGTGGGCAGGTGGACAACAGCCGGGCCATCATCACTCAAGTTACACCGGGGAGCCTGGCCGAGCGGATCGGGTTGCGCCCCGGCGACGTCATCACCGCAATCAACGGCCATCGCCTGACCAGTGTGGGCGACATCACCCGGGTGCGGCAGAAACCGGGGGCCTACACCTTTACGGTCGAGCGAGGAAAACAGATCCTCGAGGTTCCCTTCACTTGGACGGGAACCCCCCAAGACCGCATCGGGATCGGGCTAGCCCCCTACCAGGAATTTGTCAAATTACCCTTCTGGCAAGGGCTGCTCGAGGCTCCCAGACTTACCGTGCGGCTTATCCCGCAGTTTTTTAGCAGCCTAGTGCGTGGGGTGGGCGGGGCCATCTCGGGCAACCCCTCAGGGGACGTAGCGGGGCCGGTGGGGATCGCAGTCGCTACCGGGGAAGCCGCTCGGCAGGGGCTGGGTAGCCTCCTCACCTTGGCCGCCGGGCTCAACCTCTCGCTGGCCATCTTCAACCTGCTGCCCATCCCCATCCTCGACGGTGGGCGCATCCTTTTCGTGCTGCTGGGAGGGCTTTTAAGCCTCTTTGGCCGCCGGATTCGACCCGAGCAGGAAGCCTACGTGAATTACCTAGGACTGGCCTTCTTGCTGTTTTTGTTCGTGCTGTTCACTTTCAACGACATCCGCCGCCTGATGGGCGGGTGA
- the dxr gene encoding 1-deoxy-D-xylulose-5-phosphate reductoisomerase — translation MPESSAKRIVVLGSTGSIGTQTLDVCRWRGYRVVGLAAGKNLEALCEQILEFRPEVVAADPSIQPELRQRFPDLKLAPIEEVAAHPSDVVVGAVPGLAGLSGVRSAVRAGRRLALANKESMVAAGPLLWAEAEASGAEILPVDSEHSALFQSLVGEPFGGVAELILTASGGPFLHEPADLCGVTPQMALNHPRWRMGPKVTVDSSTLFNKGLEVLEAKEFFRLPLEKVKVVIHPQSYVHSLVRFQDGNLKAQLGPTDMRLPIQYALTYPERLPTPLCDLPIPERLEFYPPDLMRFPALALAYEAGRMGGLAPAVLNAADEVAVEAFLKGRIGYCDIARILEKVLYQTPEGTLTWENIEQADREARRLALELMGA, via the coding sequence ATGCCGGAGTCTTCAGCCAAGCGAATCGTGGTATTGGGTTCTACCGGCTCCATCGGAACCCAAACCCTGGACGTGTGCCGCTGGCGTGGCTACCGGGTAGTGGGGCTCGCCGCCGGGAAAAACCTCGAGGCCCTCTGCGAACAGATCCTGGAGTTCCGACCCGAGGTCGTGGCCGCCGACCCCTCCATCCAACCCGAACTTCGCCAGCGCTTCCCTGACCTAAAGCTTGCCCCCATCGAAGAGGTTGCCGCCCACCCGTCAGATGTGGTAGTGGGGGCGGTTCCGGGCCTAGCAGGGTTATCTGGGGTGCGCTCGGCGGTACGGGCCGGGCGTAGGCTAGCCCTGGCCAACAAGGAAAGCATGGTGGCGGCAGGGCCGTTGCTGTGGGCCGAGGCCGAAGCCAGTGGGGCGGAGATCCTCCCGGTGGATTCAGAGCACTCCGCCCTCTTTCAATCCCTAGTGGGCGAGCCCTTCGGGGGCGTGGCCGAGCTGATCCTGACCGCCTCTGGGGGTCCGTTCCTACACGAACCTGCTGACCTCTGCGGGGTCACCCCCCAAATGGCCCTCAACCACCCACGCTGGAGAATGGGACCCAAGGTGACGGTGGATTCCTCCACCCTCTTCAACAAGGGACTAGAAGTCCTCGAGGCCAAAGAGTTCTTTCGGCTCCCCTTAGAGAAGGTCAAGGTGGTGATCCACCCGCAGTCCTACGTACACTCGCTGGTGCGCTTCCAGGATGGCAACCTCAAGGCCCAACTGGGTCCCACCGATATGCGCTTGCCGATCCAGTACGCACTCACCTACCCCGAACGGCTCCCCACCCCGCTTTGCGATCTGCCGATCCCCGAGCGGCTCGAGTTTTATCCGCCCGACCTAATGCGCTTCCCCGCGCTGGCTCTGGCCTACGAGGCCGGACGGATGGGGGGCCTGGCCCCAGCGGTCTTGAACGCCGCCGACGAAGTTGCGGTGGAGGCCTTTCTGAAGGGGCGAATCGGCTACTGTGATATCGCCCGGATCCTCGAGAAAGTGTTGTATCAAACCCCGGAGGGTACACTAACCTGGGAGAATATCGAACAGGCGGACCGCGAGGCCCGGCGACTAGCCCTAGAATTGATGGGGGCTTAG
- a CDS encoding phosphatidate cytidylyltransferase — protein MVSSVVGVAILGFIMWVGLPLVIPALVFLLWLGSAELRDMLAKRGIELNMAFLRWGGLLMLVFSYPPLSSQYPGIPWREIALGLVLIGAFSYELLNGANIPRFAYSLMAFLYLPWMLGYFLLLRYHPHDDTLGIWTLTLPLLAAFATDVGAYFIGRFFGRNKLAPTISPGKTVEGSIGGIASSFGVLLIYTSIVRHFYPESAFALLQPLELFVFSLLLSLAAQLGDLTESMLKRYCGVKDSGSFLPGHGGLLDRMDSVLFSVPLAYYLLVIFYPI, from the coding sequence GTGGTCTCCTCGGTGGTGGGGGTGGCTATCCTGGGCTTCATCATGTGGGTAGGGCTACCGTTAGTGATTCCCGCCTTGGTCTTCCTGCTGTGGCTGGGTAGCGCCGAGCTGCGGGACATGCTTGCCAAACGGGGCATCGAACTTAATATGGCATTCTTACGCTGGGGCGGGCTACTCATGCTGGTGTTTTCCTATCCCCCGCTCTCCAGCCAATACCCCGGCATACCCTGGCGCGAGATTGCCTTGGGCTTGGTGCTCATCGGCGCCTTTAGCTACGAGCTGCTCAACGGGGCCAATATCCCCCGCTTTGCCTATAGCCTGATGGCCTTCTTGTACCTGCCCTGGATGCTGGGGTATTTTCTCCTGCTCCGCTACCATCCCCACGACGACACCCTGGGTATCTGGACGCTGACCCTTCCCCTGCTGGCCGCCTTCGCCACCGACGTGGGGGCTTATTTTATCGGCAGGTTTTTCGGGCGGAACAAGCTAGCCCCCACCATCAGCCCGGGTAAGACCGTGGAAGGCTCCATCGGGGGCATCGCGAGCAGTTTCGGGGTACTCCTCATCTACACCTCCATCGTGCGGCATTTTTACCCGGAGAGCGCTTTTGCGCTGCTGCAGCCCCTCGAGCTATTCGTCTTCAGCCTGCTGCTCTCGCTGGCGGCCCAACTCGGCGACCTCACCGAGTCCATGCTCAAGCGCTACTGCGGGGTGAAGGACTCGGGGAGCTTTCTGCCCGGCCACGGTGGGCTCTTAGACCGCATGGATAGCGTACTGTTCTCGGTTCCGTTGGCCTATTACCTGCTGGTGATCTTTTACCCGATCTAA
- the frr gene encoding ribosome recycling factor codes for MLKDLYTETRNHMQKALDALEHHLSGLRTGRANPAILKSIRVDYYGSLMPIEQLGTITAPDARTLVIQSWDAGALKSIEKAIRDSDLGLNPNNKGDSLFISIPPLTEERRRELVKAVKHYAEEARVAVRNARREAVDKAKKLGKEQHLSEDDIKRAEAEIQKITDEFIGKVDSALEKKEHEILGG; via the coding sequence ATGCTCAAAGACCTCTACACCGAAACCCGTAACCACATGCAAAAAGCGCTGGATGCTCTCGAGCACCACCTTTCCGGCCTGCGTACTGGACGGGCTAACCCGGCTATCCTCAAGTCCATCCGGGTGGATTATTACGGCTCGCTGATGCCGATTGAGCAGCTAGGCACCATCACCGCGCCGGATGCGCGCACGCTGGTCATTCAGTCCTGGGACGCAGGTGCGCTTAAATCTATCGAAAAAGCAATCCGCGATTCAGACCTAGGCCTCAACCCCAACAACAAGGGGGACTCCCTCTTTATCAGCATCCCCCCCCTCACCGAAGAACGCCGTCGCGAGTTGGTGAAGGCAGTCAAGCACTACGCCGAGGAAGCCCGGGTAGCTGTGCGCAACGCCCGGCGGGAAGCGGTGGATAAAGCCAAGAAGCTGGGTAAGGAGCAACACCTTTCCGAAGACGACATCAAACGGGCTGAGGCCGAGATTCAAAAGATCACCGATGAATTCATCGGCAAAGTGGACTCTGCTCTAGAGAAAAAGGAGCATGAAATTTTGGGCGGATAG
- the pyrH gene encoding UMP kinase, whose amino-acid sequence MRYKRVLLKLSGEFLTSTGFGIQPGPTKALAEEIAQAHGTGVQLSVVVGAGNLWRGAKQGVGMDRATADYIGMLATIMNSLALQDALESLGVPTRVQTALTISQVAEPYIRRRALRHLEKGRVVIFGGGTGNPFFTTDTTAALRGLEVGAEVVLMAKNKVDGVYSDDPLKNPSAQRYDILSYMDVLNQGLQVMDATAISLCMDKKLPIVVFDIFQPGNLVRIIQGDQVGTLIHG is encoded by the coding sequence ATGAGATACAAACGCGTACTCCTCAAACTCAGCGGCGAGTTTCTGACCAGTACAGGCTTTGGCATCCAACCCGGGCCCACCAAGGCCTTGGCTGAGGAGATCGCCCAAGCCCACGGCACCGGGGTCCAGCTTTCGGTGGTGGTTGGGGCGGGAAACCTCTGGCGGGGGGCCAAGCAAGGGGTGGGGATGGACCGGGCCACCGCTGATTACATCGGGATGCTCGCCACCATCATGAACTCGCTGGCCCTGCAGGATGCCCTGGAGAGCTTGGGCGTGCCCACCCGGGTGCAGACGGCCCTCACCATCAGCCAGGTAGCCGAGCCCTACATCCGCCGCCGTGCCTTGCGCCACCTGGAGAAAGGGCGGGTGGTGATCTTTGGCGGGGGAACCGGCAACCCCTTCTTCACCACCGATACCACCGCGGCACTGCGGGGGCTCGAGGTGGGGGCCGAGGTGGTGCTGATGGCGAAAAACAAGGTAGATGGGGTGTACTCGGATGATCCCCTGAAAAACCCTTCGGCCCAGCGCTACGATATCTTGAGCTATATGGACGTGCTCAACCAGGGCCTACAGGTCATGGACGCTACCGCGATCAGCCTGTGCATGGACAAAAAGCTCCCAATCGTGGTCTTCGATATCTTCCAACCAGGCAATCTGGTACGCATCATCCAAGGCGATCAAGTGGGAACGCTGATTCACGGGTAA
- the tsf gene encoding translation elongation factor Ts: MTQTEQIKKLREATGAGMMDVKKALEDAGWDAEKATTLLRERGALKAAKKADREAREGIIGYYIHHNARVGVMVELNSETDFVARNEQFQQLAKDIAMHIAMANPRYVSVEEIPAEELEKERAIYIQQLLNEGKPQNIAEKAAEGRLRKFYEETVLLEQPFVKDDKVKVGDLIKAAVAKIGENIVVRRFARFEVGA, translated from the coding sequence ATGACGCAAACCGAACAAATCAAAAAACTCCGCGAGGCCACTGGCGCGGGGATGATGGATGTGAAAAAAGCCCTTGAGGACGCGGGTTGGGACGCCGAGAAGGCTACTACCCTGCTGCGGGAACGGGGCGCGCTCAAGGCCGCCAAAAAAGCCGACCGCGAGGCCCGCGAGGGGATCATCGGCTACTACATCCACCACAACGCTCGGGTGGGGGTGATGGTCGAACTCAACTCCGAGACTGACTTTGTGGCCCGTAACGAGCAGTTCCAGCAGCTCGCCAAGGACATCGCCATGCACATCGCCATGGCCAACCCCCGCTACGTGAGCGTGGAGGAGATCCCGGCGGAGGAACTGGAGAAAGAGCGGGCTATCTACATCCAGCAGCTCTTGAACGAGGGCAAGCCGCAAAACATCGCTGAGAAAGCCGCCGAGGGCCGGTTGCGCAAGTTCTACGAGGAAACCGTGCTGCTCGAGCAACCTTTCGTCAAGGACGACAAGGTGAAAGTAGGCGACCTGATCAAAGCCGCCGTGGCCAAGATCGGCGAGAACATCGTGGTAAGGCGCTTCGCCCGATTCGAGGTAGGAGCGTAG